The Coffea arabica cultivar ET-39 chromosome 9c, Coffea Arabica ET-39 HiFi, whole genome shotgun sequence nucleotide sequence CATGTAGATGAACTTCAAAAGCAGGTAAATCTGGAATAATCATGTGTTACTCCATTTATTTTGTTCTTTCCATAGTAAATTAACTTTACCATttggattttcctttttttttttttggataatatGAACCATATTCACGTACTTTGATTGTACAAATATTTATGGGTCTATCTAATTGGGGGCATCTGTTAAAAGAGGTATTTAGAACATCAAAGTTAAATATGGAAATGgtttaaaagcaggaaacaatGAATGTGAGTGTGTGGTAACTGTGGTGTAATTTGTTTTTGGGTTTTTCTACCGAACGTTAAAACACTTATATTCCACCTAACATATCGGATATATATACACTAATAATTACTATTGTTTCttacatttatattttttttctaattaagccccttgcatttatatactttctctaattaatcttatatttctaaaaatctaacATCTTAAATCCATTTTAATGAGATCGTTGGACAAACTGTTCGTTTTTTTGGTAGAAGAAAAACCCAATTTTATTTAGTTTATTATTTGAGTTTACTGATGATCTTGTTATAGGTGATTGATAATTTCCAATTTCAACTTTGCAAAAAATAGATTAAGAGCCTGTCTCATGGGCTGAGAAGTGGGAGAAACACCTTGCTTGAGGAGAAACAAATCCTTAGACAAATCAAATGTGCccaagaacaaaaagaaaagttttgtgCAGATCTTGAAGCAAAAAATTGGAGTCACTGGCATTTACCAGAAGTTTTAAACTCAAAGGAATCGGTCAAAAGTCATTTCAATGTGAGATTCCTTTTGTTTCTgcatcctcttttttttgtttttttcttttgggttgaaTATAGATGTATGTTGAAGTTACTCATCTACAACTATTTTTCAGCGTCTATACAATGAACTCGAAGGAGGGATCAAGCAACAAACCGCATATTATTCGAAGGCTGCCCGGCTTGGGAAAAAACTGTCTGCTGTTGAGAGGGATATAAGTTCTTTGCAAAAAAAGCTGGAAAAACTAgaatgcaaaagagaaaaaatgtaTGAGCATCTTCAACAACTCAGAAGTTCTGTCCAAAACCCTTCTTGATTAGAATTGAAAGGTTTACAAGAGTTACTCTAACCATACTAGAGTCAAAATCCCCTGTCAATGGGATAAGGGAGGTAGGAATGGTTATTAACACCCTTGGTTTAGAGCTACTAATAATCTGGTTTAAACATTTAGGCTAGCACTTTAGGTCGTCCAAGAGTCATCTTGCAAGTCTAGACCCGGTATCATGTTTATAAAACATTTTTACTGTATCAATAGTAATTGATCGTTGTGGGAtctatttataatacattttttACTCTATCAGtagtattttttttactttgtcttttttgttttcaGATTATGCAAGAAGTgaactttgagccaattttaGTTTTTCGAACACCCTTTTGATGTCGGCGAAAAAACAAAGGGTAAAATATACTTTACCCTCTTGTGATTTAGTGATTTTTTACATAACTCTTGTATAGTTTCAAATACTATATATAACCTTTTTATAGTTTGAATTAAAGTACACGACGAATCTTCTGTCCCACTTCATGCCACTCTTTGTcctactttttattatattactatttctccttcataaatattatgttttagttcttttttgtttctttaacacctaataactattaatttagtaaaaaataaatacaatagtctcaaaaaagtaatatataatagaaaattaaaaaataccataaaaaatctcattttttatgcatttcgATTTTTATGCATTTCCTTCACTAATTTTGCAAGCTTTCCCAtcaattactcccagtccccgCAGCCCCAGCCTCTTTGGGTTCCTATCCCATCACACTGATTTGTCTGAGGTTTCACTAcctttcctttttaaactagTGTTGCGCAGGACATCTGCTCAAGATGTCAAAGAAAATGCATCCATGTTTGGTGAGATccttattaaatatctcaaaGAACAATCTCGTGGCCCTTCTCAAGGACAGGGGTTCTAGACAAGTTGACTTGAACAAGGAGATCCTAAGGCTCACTAAGTATTTCTTGGAGAAATCAGTTGACAGATCTCCGTGATGTGGCAGATTGTGATAATATACTTGAGGGGCTGAGTCAGATGGCAAGTCTTTGTCAGGAGGGAAGACTTTATTTTTGAGTTCTTTGTAATATGAAGTTCAATCGCTCATATTGTTTCCATCTGTTCCTGTTTGTAGTTTGTAGTTTTTGTTTGTGAATTGATAGGATCAAGGAAACAGCAAAAGGCATACGATTCTAAGGCCAAGCAGCTTATGCAAGTACTAAAAGTTGCCAGAAGGATTGTATACACAACTAATCAAATCGAAAGAATTTCAGATCCATGTCGTGTAATGAATTGAATTGGATTCATGCTGTTCAATAATTGTGGTGGTGTATATGCTTTATTTGAAGTTTGTCATAGTGCAAGATTATGTGAAGATAGTGATTTTGATACATACTCTTCAATATCTTACATAGTTTTGGAATTAGTGTTAAGCGAAATAATAAGCATGTGTGGCAAGCAATATGCATAGTACGGAAGTGCAAAGAACTTTTTAGGGGTGCAAGTATTGAGGACTAACTTCACTTTGCACCCTAAATTTATATTACTTTCTCACTTTGTatcataaatttcaattttggacaTTTTGCATCTTACACTTCAATTTTGGACACTTTGCATCTATGTTTTTAAACTCAGACCGGGCCGGCCGGTCCGATCGATCGAATCGAGAACCGGCCAACTGTCTGGTCCAAGTTATCCCTAAAAACCGGAAAAATAAAAACTCGATCAAATCAGGTAAAAAATCGGGTTTGTctgggaaaaatgaagaaccgGTTGTCAAAGTTCTTTTTTTTGAAAGGCCAAAgcatttttaatattatgttttgacccctaagttgttaaaaattattaatatacctcaaatatttcatactttataaatgttttcttaaagtttggtgttatttttcaattaagtccataattttaattctaaacttgttaatgttcattaaataatataaattgatacttgattgttctaatttttttgtattttcttgttaaatatatttgaaacatcaaatatatatgaatatacttttattaatattaacaaactcttaggtattttacatataatattttaatttttaaataatttttatttatgacgtcatccaaTTCAACCCCGATCGAACCCGGTCGAACCCTGACCCTTGAGATCGACCGAGTCGATACCCGGTCCGAGTCTGAAAACATAGCTTTGTATCCTAAACTCTTAATTTTGGACACGTTGTACCGTAAACTCTCAAATTTGTCCTATTTAAGTCTAATCAATAATTACATTTACAAAATTAAT carries:
- the LOC140014397 gene encoding uncharacterized protein, yielding MFEHLTRPPALPHFTSQKIYQQPGMVLLTVDEKVKNKEDLIQVKSQAGRNIAKKLQKREFDRRHIREQLRMLLLSHKDFMPNKRDAIRYLQGALDEYNHVDELQKQIKSLSHGLRSGRNTLLEEKQILRQIKCAQEQKEKFCADLEAKNWSHWHLPEVLNSKESVKSHFNRLYNELEGGIKQQTAYYSKAARLGKKLSAVERDISSLQKKLEKLECKREKMYEHLQQLRSSVQNPS